GAGCatgcggatctacatcatgAATTGTCGCTCCTTATGGAATTCCTCTAAATgacttctttcggctaccaaaactacccagcatagatgcaatccggccaCGTTCTTTGCCGATACCCTCCCTGACTGAAGTTATCCTCAAGAACTCTAGATCTTGTCTAGTGCTCCCAGAACCGCCGTCCAACTCGTATACAaagggcccaaatcgagccctatgcctggccacctcctcctgctgccactgatcatccaggctTGCATGCATGGCCGCCTGAATATCTGCCTCCTCCTTATCTAGATCTTCAACCTCCTCTGGCTTCCTagagtgataggaaggtggctCTGCCGCTCAGCGATCGACCTCCGCCCTCTTCTTGGAAGTCATCTCCTTCATTTCTTTGACCTCAGCGAGATTCTGCCTCATCAGCACACGAATCTCGCTAGGACAATTCGGGCACGTAGCAACCTCACCTGAATTTTCGGCTAAGTGTTGCTTCAACCTGGTTACCTCTCCTCCCTTGAAAACCTTGTCGCAAAAGTTGCATTGAAACTGGTGTTGTTGCCCCTCTCTTCCAAGTCTTCGCCCATAAGACCAGCCAATATCACGCTTTGTAGGGTtcgtttttcttgatggctccatttctATCATAAATGTACAACtaatcaaaaaattaagctaataaagtaaattttcatattatcttattttttaagtaatttataaactattttttttaagttacttattaacaaaattaatgaaataacatAGGACAAAAAAACGCACCTTAAATAGTCTTCGCTGGATTTTTTGGGCAGGACCTCCTCCTCAATTTGTGGGCTATCTCTCAAATCTTTCCGTCTCTAATTACTCTTCAGAGGCTCACTGAATTTGAGTTACTCTGGACAAGCCAATCTCTCTGAATGTTTTCGATTTGAGTTACTCTGGACAGAGCCTCTCGTTCGGTTTTTATAACCGAACGAGTGAGGAGGAAGTCGAGGTGCAGACAGGCCAATCTTTCTCGGGCTCGGCCATCAAGATATATTTTGAAAAGACTGAAGCAGAAGTGGCCAAAAGGCCACTTCTTTTGTGTTGTGAAAAGAAAGAAGTGGCCTCTCGGCCACTTCTTTGTTTCCTGAAAGAAAGAAGTGGCGAGGCCACTTCTTTCTTTCCCATCAAAAAAAGCTATGGCCTCGGCcacagccttttttttttcaaagaagtGGCCAGGCCACTTCTTTGGGAAACCACGCGCCACgcagtggtttcaaaaaccatagcgcgaggcgctgtggttcattaaaaaaaaaaatcgtaccggtgccaactggccggttcgcaccggtaccaaGCGGTACCAACTGGTATGGGCTCCGTACCGGTCGGTTCTACTAAAAAGACCAGGAGATACCGGATTTCACatggttccggtaccggtctaggaccggactggtacgtaccggccgataCAGGCCGGTACGGCAGTCCATGGTATGAAGTATAGACGTATTCCATGCTCAGTTTTAATGGCTTTACATTTATGTTATGAACATTAATGttttacataaaattcaaaaacaaCCTTTAGATTTTCTTTATTAACATTTGAAAcaaggttcgccatctcggtATCGGACCGCATACCGGTGCCAaactagcacagtgtcggtatggtatggtacgaaatttttttggtaTACCGGATGTCGGTACGCCACCATACTGGGTACTGGTACTGAACCGGTATTATACGGTACGTTTTGTTCCGCCCAGTTCAGACTGGTACAGCATATCATGATTTGAAATGATATGCAATAAATAGTGAAATAAATAAGTTTTCAATAAACCCGTAACTCCATCTTGCTTCATTTGTCTCTTCAGTGCACTGTCCAAGGATATGGATGTTTTCGTAAGCCACAatttttttcatctaaaagctcATGCAAGAGTTTTTCCTTCCATATAAAGAAACTAGGATTTAGCACACAACAAGCACATGATTGAGTAAAAAGGGAGGGATGCAAGAATCATTGTTGGAGCCAATCTTGGACATAGGAGCCACACTTAGAGTTGGGGCCCATCAGTGCAATAGTTCTTTGTTTTCATAAGCCACaactttttcatccaaaagttCATGCAAGAATTCTTCCATTCCATTTAAGAAAACTAGGATTTACCATGCAAGAAGCAGACGAGACAAAAGTGAGGGGCACAGGAGTCACCTTTGGAGCCAATCTTGGATAAGGGAGCCATACCTAGAGTTAGGGCCCATTGGTGGGAtagttcttcttcttgtataagGTTGGGGCAGAGTCATACTTGTGGTGGAGTCACACTCTTAAGAGTCAAATTCTATATAAAGAgataatttaatataacatgCAAAGATAGAGTATTTGAACCATATTCTGCCGAACCTGGCCGAATCACTCGGCTCATCTTGTACCAAAGCGAACCAGCATGGAATCAGCATGGTTCGGCCGTTATTTTCAGAAAATTCCATGAACTGCTCCAAACCGGACGGTTCGAAGAGGAATCGGATGGTTCGGAGCGAAACTGATGCAAACCAAGAGCTGGTTCAACCCCCCTTCCTTTCCAAAAGGCTCGAATTTATGGTCTGTCAATCTAGGGTGAACCGCTCGATTCTCCCTGTACCAAATCGGTAGCCGATTGGCACGGGTCCCTGTACCGGTTCGGCTAACCTTGATTTGAACCATGAATTCTTTCGATCACCGGATTATATAAAAGGAGGCCACCATTAATAAGCTTGCAATTGTCAGTTAGTTTCATCCATTAATTTAGCTTATGGAAGTTTTGGCCTTCAAGGGCGTGCAATCTTCATGATTTCTGATAGAAGTTTTTTAAGGTATTGATTTCATATGTAGTTCAATTGCTTTGTCTTCAGCGAGTCGGACGCATGGATCAAGGTACATGACCAATAGTGTACTAGCCTTGCACTCGAATGTCCATCCATGTCGTGCCCATGTTCAGCATAAATTGGCATGATGAGGAGTGCCAAATATTGGGATGTTAACAACTAAATGCTAGAGTGGTACTATGGACCTAATTTGCAGGGGTTAAATATGGTACTTTGGACCTTATACAGGGATAATGTCGCCATAATCAACAAGGCGAAACATGATATTTTTAAATCGAACTTATGAACATGAATATTTGAGCAATATTGGATATTTTGGATTTGTCTATAAAAATACAATAATTTTGATTATATGCTTATTATCGGTAAGAaaacttatttaatttattacataaagtaTTGAGTCAAGGCATTCATTTCTCACTAGGTTGTTGAGCTTACTATTTGGTCTCTTCTTTCCCTACATATATAGAGAAGTAGTCATTGAAGGGGTACTGCCATGGACGTGTGACTAGAAGCGAGAGTAAAATCTACTGATGTAGCCTAGAATTAGTATTTTTTTCATACTttaatattagaaatatttttataggtttcttattttgattgtGTTTGAAGATAGTTGATGTCAGACTTTTGTGAACAAAAATTCTAgatatttctttttagtttgaattattaattgttagaatttagattttttgattttattctgCTGCATtatttatgatatcatgatgGAAGCTCTGCATGCTTGTAAGAAAGTACCCTATGAGTATGCAGTGGTTGCCATATCTCTGACTCACGATTTCGAGATGGAGGCATGATCAAGGTTTGTTGTTTTGGTACCGAACCCGGTATCGGTGCCACACTAACATAATGTCAGTACGGTACAGTACGcaatttttttggcgtaccgatACTCGGTACGCCATCGGTATCGATTTCAAACCGGTATGGTACAATACGCTCGATACAGTTTGGTTCCGTACGGTATGGCATACCATGGGCATGATACATTTTATCTATTCTAAGATATAAAGAGGCCACATGTCTAAAACCTATGGTTTGCAAGGAAGCAGTTAGATAAGATGCCAAACTTTGACATGTACAAGCAGAAAAGATCGACATTTCGTAGGACTACACTGGATAAACACAACCAGATTTGTGAGTGCAGCAGGAAAAGATCCTTCTGTTTCAAAAGTATTATGCAAGTCCACAAGCATTAACTTCCAATATGTTTTAGTTCcttctacaagatttagtaatatCACAAATGCTGATTTTGTGTAGCCCACATCTGTTGGAGTCTATTATCAAATAACCAGAGCAATAGTGATTGTCTAAAAGGTACAATGAACATTAGAGATTAaacatgaagattttactaaagtTACTTTACAGTCAAGAAAAGGGAAGCAAAGCATTCATTTTCGAATAACCTAGCCAGAAAACTATGCAAGGTAAGATGACAAGATGGATTTAGAGAACAAGCACCATTAAAGTTTGTAAGATGCAAGTTAATCCCATGGCATGCTGTAGATGTTCTGCTAGTTGTTTCACATGTCAGTATGCCCTACGAAGGACCATTGGCTCCAATTGTTGTCACCAGGGACAAGCATTCAGGGGGCATTCACCAAAGGATCAGACTGTTTTGGCTCTTCCACACCAGCAATGAAACTGCCTGCAATCACCTATAATGAGCAATAGTTTGTTACGTTCCATTGCAAAAAGCAGCATCCAGGAGGAAGAGTAAGGGACAAACTTCATAAGTTTCTCACAATTCGAAAGATGATCAAAATgtcaaagaaaaaataaatgagaACGAAAAATAGCAATTTTCTGTTGATATTGATGCTGTGTATATAATGAACTGCTTGATTCATACCCTTAAATATAACCTCATACAAACACAATATTCATCATATAAATCTGCTATGATAATGCATTATATTTCTAAACCTCCATTAACATCCAAGGCCAATTCATTCATCAAATTGAAGAATATGTATGATTCTAGAAATTATTGAGATAGTTAGAGAAGGATTCAAGGAATATTTTGGACATTAAGGTAAGATGCAATCGTTTATTGGATATTAACATGCAAATCTCCAAACTGGTTGTTCAACACAAAGCTCCAGAGGAGATctgcaaaagaaaatattatccAGGATGACCCTTGAGGAACGTAATCATTCTCATATAAAGACAAAAAatcatcaaatttcaaatataagtTTATATGGAAGGGCAAAAAGAATATCTATATTGAACCATTCAGTTCACAGTATATTATATACAAAATTTCAAGTTCATGCAGGGTTATTATTCCTATCCAAACCAATATTATCTTAAAGAAATTTCATAGTGCAACACTACGAGAGGAAGACCTTGACAGGTGTTGCTGCTCTAAAGAGTCCTGCCACTCTGCCGCCTAAAACCCAACCATCAATTCCAGCCAGTGACACACTCAGGGCCCCATTCCATGTCTGCCGGCCAGCACTCTCTGACAGCACATATGAGCCCGAGAGTGACAAGATTTCAAATGGACCCTGTATTTTTGTCATAAGAGCAAAGTTACAAGTAAAAAAAAGCTTGTTCCTACAGAATGAGAAGGGAGAACAATCAAAGGAATAGATTCTAGAAGTAATGGTTCCCTTTCTTATCAAACTACATGCAAGGAGTAAATAGTTAAGAAATTTTATACGCATAAAACTCAGATTTTGCATTTGTCTCATTGTCGTGAGCAAAGACGATCCTATAACTGAGAAATTAAAGGACCATTCACTAGCAATACAAAAATGACCAAACTTGCTGAACTTGTAGCAGAATGAAGAACGCTTAATTTACAACCCAGTTACATGAAAGCATTTAACTAATATGTTTCTTATGTGTGTGAAAACCAAGCAACGTGGACATAAACTGGTGGTGAGCAAACAATTTGAATCTGGAAAAGAAAATTCCATCAGACCTCTACTAGGAAACTAATGTTCACATATCAGACGCAAGTTTCCAATTTACAAACCTCATATGTTACTGGCCCACTAGTTGCTGCTCGTTGAATAGTCACACTAGAAATTGCACCAATTGCAGAGAGAATACAAAAAGAGCGTGAACCATTCTGAAAAGTTGACATAATCTTTGATCCAACATCCTAAAACATAAAAAACATTCAGTTTATAGCATCTCAATTTTTGCACATGTATTTATAAAACCTCAAAACTTGTAACTTAAGCAGCAAAATCTTTATTCCAGTTCTACGGTGTTGATAGATGATCACAGTATCATCTATAAAAGTATTTAGAACTTCATTGCCAGCAACTTATTGGAACACCGGATCTCCAAAAAATTGCATCCTCAAAATACTATGACAACACCATCATGGGTGTTAGGTAATTTATGCCAGACTATCCAGCATAGTAAAAGCAAAAGAATGGAGAATTCTCATCCCAAGAAGACAGAGAAATATGGATATGTAGACAGTGGGCCTCATAAACTTGCACGATAGAACTGGAGGCAAAAAAGTGTATGAAATgtatacatacaaatacaaCTGTCTAGGCTTGGCATGGTGCAGTACCAAGAGGGAGAAAACTTGAGTAGGTCTCTCGGTTTATTCAATTCATTTAAGAAAGATTTTTGTGGCAAGCCACAAGAGTGATAATTGTTAAATAAAACAGCTTTTATTGTAAAGGTGTTATTACAGTCAACAGCCTTTTTCTTTATACTTTGTCTAAAATGATGTATAAGTGATATTAGCATGTCAAAATTACAAGAAAACACGTCAAGTTCAAGTACATAGTCACATACTAGTTCCATTATCTTCTTACCACACAAGCCAGCTAAGAATATGCACTCATGCATACATCAAAACTTCTATCTCCAAAAGTTAATTTAGGAATTCTCCCCTTCCATtattggaagaaagaaaataaataaaatacataAGAACCCTAATTGTACCTGTAAACAGACCCAACTTTAATAAGATCGTAGCTCAGTTTACATAGCTAAATAACCCATAGTTTATTAATATGTTGTTCCTTACACAATTAGAATATAGAAGGGTTGATAGTTTTAGAGTGCTTTATTAGGAAATTTTAAGGTGTTGTTCTTTCCATGAGtcctttttatattttcttgagTCTAGTGGAAAACATTTATTGGATCTGAAATATGAAAAGTGTAGATATATTAgaattttctgtttattttgtATTTCTAGAATCATACAAATGGCTATCTTATAGGATGTTTTTGCAAGTTAAAATGCCTGATTATCGaattatttaagaaaaaaatcttggattatccttctttctttaattttatttagatcaggTAACGAGTCCCATGTCTGTATGATTATAATTAGATCTTCCTTTAAGAAGCCTATATTGATTTGGAATTTAGGATCTTActaggaaaaaagaaaggaatcaAATTAAGGGAATCAATGCCAATAAAAGGTGTTGTATTAGAAACAGCCAATAAGGTCAATGCACCGGTAGTAGATGGTATATTGGCTGGTACATCGTTTACTGGATTTTAGTGTCTTTGgaggaaaaaataagaaatttatttaatttttagttaatcttagattatcttatttatttagttatttatattttaatttgggGATGAGTCCTAGATCAATAGAGTTTGTAACCAATCTTTCTTTTATGATATGGTAAGAATAAAGATCAGATCAAGGGTTTTCCAATACAAGGGTGTTGTGCTTGCGAGGACAATAAGGTTAATGATACTAGTAATGGTTGATATATTGGCTTGTGCATTGTGAATTGaatttaaatctaaaaaaattaagaggCATTAAATACTTAGAAAACTTCCAATAAAGAAATCCTCTATTATGAAATTTAAAATCTGTTCATTTGGTAATCATAACCAGACCCACTAATATGATGATCCTGCCTTTGATTTGTTTGACTTACTAGCTTACTCCAACATCTGATGGAGAATGGCCTAAACAATCTGCAATTTTTATCCCTATCTCTTTCTCAACTTTAATTTACAAGTAGATTTGATATAGATAAAACCACCCTGTTTTATGATACGTCGTACTGTGAGCCGACCTGAAGGATTTTGCAAATTGTTGATGATGTTTTGACTAAGGTAAAACACTAGAAGACAGACTACAAAGACCCATGCAAGTGTGTGTTTAGTTGCACATTGGTTGCCAGGTACATCTTGGATAACTATACAGAGCCAAATaaaccaaataatatcttctggcaAGTCTTTTTGGGTGAAGTTTGGGTCTTTACAAATGGCATCAAAGCGGACCTGCCTAAACAACCTATGTGTGACCAGGGGACACTATAGCATGAACCTTTTTTCAGCTCACCACAAGCTGATTATAGTATTCGTGATTGgtttagattgattttggaccCCTAGCCTAACAAGAACACCgtgttgggtagatcttggtacTTATATAAAGCCAAAGAACTTAATTAATACCTTCAAGCTAGCCTTTTTGCGTGAGATTGGTGGTTGCTATAGACATCATAGGTAGTAGATGATTCAGGGCCTTCCACTTAAGGAAAAATGTTATAAATTGAGACGTATGTGCATTGAATTCATGAGATTGAGGGATAAAAAAATGGCTCGATTTACCAATTATCTCAATTAAATTAAGATAGGCTTACAAGAGAAGAGAAGATAAGATTACAACAATAGTTATTTCTTTTGAGGTCACACACACGTAGAATAGCAAATTTATTGCAGGGATGCATTAACCATACCAGTCTTCTTAAGGATTTGATTAAGATTTGGCATCTTGATAGCGGATCCCGTACTATTACCATCCTATTACGGTGTCAATATGTGGTATGGTACAAGacaggcgtaccgagtgtcgataCGGCACGAGACTGCATATAGGTTTGGTACTAGTATAGTACGGTATgcttggtatggtacggtatgcttGGTGCAGTATGGTACCTATAAGTATGGTGAATCTTGGATCTGATTGTAATCGTTGATTAACTCACTAAAAACATTACTTAGAAATGATTGTTGTTGACAATACAAAGATATACAATACATTACCTTGTAACTACAAAGTGGTGAAATAAGACTTGTagttatatttaatattttttaacacAACTAACAACTGCCAGACAAATAATATCTAGGGGCCACCAATAGCACCCATCAACAAGGAGGCAAAATTAGTAAAATCCCTTTCATAACAAACTCTTGTGCAGTTATATACTCTAAAAAGAACAATATTCAAGAATCATCAAACACATAAATCCCAAGACAGTATTTGCAAAAAGAAATTAAGGTAAAATGCATTCTAAACATATAAAATGTCTCATTTTGCAGAAGAAAAGTCAAACCTCTCCAGCCTCAATGGTCATGATATGCAAGATAAATCCAGTTCCAGATGATCCTGCAGGTGATTTTCTCTGTAAGTATTAATAATGTACTGCAAGATGTAAATCTTGTCTGAAGGTATAGGATATTTCAGCACTATTATATGCACAATGAAAACAAGATTATTGGATGTGCATAATCAAGCACAAACAACAAAGGCTCATTTTTCAGAATCTGTTGAATGATACCTTCAATTGAAATGGAGATGATAGAAGAGGCATCTTGAACAACAAAGccagcaagaaatttcaaattTCTGAAACTATGGACAAATGTTACAGTATATAGTAAATCCAGTATACAATCAGCATCATATTaaacaagaggaaaagaaaaaaaaacactcaAAAGCTTTGGGCTGAAGTTCAAACCATAACATCCACTGGAGAAAAGGAACTAATTTTGACAATTATAATCTCCCAAACCATGCAACATTAAAAGCATAAAATTTCAATTAGAAGAAACTTTTTGGAATTTTCCTGACTTAAACAATCACAAAAACCAAAAGTCTGCTGAGAAAAACATCTCATTATGCACATCAAATCGAAACTGCATCTCTGCAGCCACATAAATAGCATAAAAGGTAATTCTACCACGTCTCATTTCTAGCATGTTGATCCATCAAAGGCTGAACAGAAACAGAACAGTATTTCTTTACCCTTTTGACATGGTGAACTCTCTTTTCCAACCCTCACCAACTACCAAGACCACATCTTTCTCTCATATCCCAaataagtatatgc
This portion of the Phoenix dactylifera cultivar Barhee BC4 chromosome 11, palm_55x_up_171113_PBpolish2nd_filt_p, whole genome shotgun sequence genome encodes:
- the LOC113462593 gene encoding AT-hook motif nuclear-localized protein 10-like, whose protein sequence is MGMKSEATSTVQTQPPINNMEMVSHRGTAAVCRPIGGNHKPRTKVPMKRKCGRQRNYHPGQNMVFAVTPISVAPPGPSDHAGRISPSASTASTCLAEAEKKDMDEQLQMDALGSSGTGFILHIMTIEAGEDVGSKIMSTFQNGSRSFCILSAIGAISSVTIQRAATSGPVTYEGPFEILSLSGSYVLSESAGRQTWNGALSVSLAGIDGWVLGGRVAGLFRAATPVKVIAGSFIAGVEEPKQSDPLVNAP